Proteins encoded by one window of Rhineura floridana isolate rRhiFlo1 chromosome 9, rRhiFlo1.hap2, whole genome shotgun sequence:
- the OSTC gene encoding oligosaccharyltransferase complex subunit OSTC, translating into METLYRVPFAVLECPNIKLKRPSWVHMPSAMTVYALVVVSYFLITGGIIYDVIVEPPSVGSMTDEHGHQRPVAFLAYRVNGQYIMEGLASSFLFTMGGLGFIILDRSNAPNIPKLNRFLLLFIGFVSVLLSFFMARVFMRMKLPGYLMG; encoded by the exons ATGGAGACGTTGTACCGGGTGCCGTTCGCGGTGCTGGAGTGCCCCAACATCAAGCTGAAGAGGCCGAGCTGGGTACATATGCCCTCGGCCATGACGGTCTACGCGCTGGTGGTGGTCTCTTATTTCCTCATCACGGGAG GAATCATTTATGACGTGATTGTAGAACCTCCCAGTGTTGGCTCAATGACAGATGAGCATGGACATCAGAGGCCTGTGGCTTTCTTGGCTTACAG AGTAAATGGACAGTACATTATGGAAGGGCTCGCTTCCAGCTTTCTCTTCACAATGGGAGGCCTTGGCTTTATAATACTGGACCGTTCTAATGCACCAAATATCCCAAAGCTGAATAGATTTCTGCTTCTTTTTATTGGATTTGTCAGCGTCCTGTTGAGTTTCTTTATGGCCAGAGTATTCATGAGGATGAAATTACC GGGCTACTTAATGGGTTAG